From Vicinamibacterales bacterium, one genomic window encodes:
- a CDS encoding FHA domain-containing protein, translated as MTTICFGPFALNLDARQLTRGGDSIHLSTKAFDLLAALVRERPNVVSKDALQQRLWPDTFVAEANLSNLIGEVRDALGDSPRDPLYIRTVHRVGYAFCGETAREHAGPALYWLEWGSQRFPLHAGEHVIGRDPDAAIRIDASTVSRRHARIVVGGSGVVLEDFGSKNGTFHGDVRVTSPVAIADGDRIRIGSQLLTLRVRAADSTETHVDWSR; from the coding sequence ATGACGACCATCTGCTTCGGCCCGTTTGCGTTGAACCTCGACGCGCGGCAGCTCACCCGCGGCGGGGACAGCATCCACCTGTCGACCAAGGCGTTCGATCTGCTCGCCGCGCTGGTGCGCGAGCGGCCGAACGTGGTGTCGAAGGACGCGCTGCAGCAGCGGCTCTGGCCCGACACCTTCGTCGCCGAAGCCAACCTGTCCAACCTGATCGGGGAAGTCCGCGACGCGCTCGGCGATTCGCCGCGCGACCCGCTCTACATCCGGACCGTCCACCGCGTCGGTTATGCGTTCTGCGGCGAGACGGCGCGCGAGCACGCCGGCCCGGCGCTCTACTGGCTCGAATGGGGCAGCCAGCGGTTCCCGCTGCACGCGGGAGAGCACGTCATCGGCCGCGACCCGGACGCGGCGATTCGCATCGACGCGTCGACGGTGTCGCGGCGGCATGCGCGGATCGTGGTCGGCGGCTCCGGCGTGGTGCTCGAAGACTTCGGCAGCAAGAACGGCACGTTTCACGGCGACGTCCGGGTGACGTCCCCGGTCGCGATCGCCGACGGCGATCGCATCCGGATCGGATCGCAGCTGCTGACGCTGCGGGTCCGCGCCGCCGATTCCACCGAGACGCACGTGGACTGGTCGCGATGA
- a CDS encoding thiamine pyrophosphate-dependent enzyme, giving the protein MTTRTADPLAARAADQDARNASLLTATEYADARVESAVLPVTVDLSSGELRPETDLALTALEKDAARTAIESLVSLAKVNDIDHLGGGLELIPALLLTLAATDYRRSHYTIEHGHTSIGYYSALAALGFLDRGRVIEGFRRSLDIAGHVSWVPGGTELSSGRLGVMFPVGAGLALGLRAHHGRAAHVICHTGDAGWISGQALNGLNAAAIHRAPMTFVMHRNGIQLSGTTRHIMNQDPRRIVASFGVRILEIRSLHDRRELFAAYCEAFRHAQNGEPTLIYPTGWGHAADDRPATIEEFGRRYGILDEARALAQQHDVPLDRAIWIPGSLMSFRDVQAMLQCLFYVNDLPGGEAHHDGGMKGRDAQAVLSNRLLAMTPEETARLEELRSQPPRMVVTTARPAKGSPNLTLTDAEAAAVALPGPEKPVSPRAGSEAAYVALGKKHAKRIFVVSADLNPSTRLEKLVKSLPEAHHFEMSIEEQAATLLADGLAYSSREPQLNVFSTFGAFLEGIAREGFEMWRYQRNLTGTNEGLNVLMHFAHVGACTGRDHFSGWSLDWINLALGYLPYLRRFYAPADARAAFLAVRDAAAGYGGHIVAVPRDNLPVLTREDGSPLWNAGDAWTPITRCRERSGARAAILTLGAPSYLAAQASDQAAARGTAIDVYVVNGFPIDGDFLETLPDRYSRVATLEDGLIGTPDAGVRGFAAYAAGKLGGRGITLDHFGIVDPRIAPSDTFQAVWAHFGMTADAITERLIG; this is encoded by the coding sequence ATGACGACCAGAACCGCCGATCCGCTCGCCGCCCGCGCCGCCGACCAGGACGCTCGCAACGCGTCGCTCCTGACCGCGACCGAGTACGCCGACGCCCGCGTCGAGTCCGCCGTGCTGCCGGTGACCGTCGATCTGTCGAGCGGCGAGCTGCGTCCGGAGACGGATCTCGCGTTGACCGCGCTCGAGAAGGACGCGGCGCGCACCGCGATCGAGTCGCTCGTCTCGCTCGCGAAGGTGAACGACATCGATCACCTCGGCGGCGGCCTCGAGCTGATTCCGGCGCTGCTGCTGACGCTCGCGGCGACGGATTACCGGCGCTCGCACTACACCATCGAGCACGGGCACACCAGCATCGGCTACTACTCGGCGCTGGCGGCGCTCGGGTTTCTCGATCGCGGCCGCGTCATCGAGGGGTTCCGCCGCAGCCTCGACATCGCCGGGCACGTCTCGTGGGTGCCGGGCGGCACGGAGCTGAGCTCCGGACGGCTCGGCGTCATGTTCCCGGTCGGGGCCGGCCTGGCGCTCGGCCTTCGCGCGCATCACGGCCGCGCCGCGCACGTGATCTGCCACACGGGCGACGCCGGCTGGATTTCCGGCCAGGCGCTGAACGGGCTCAACGCCGCGGCGATCCACCGCGCGCCGATGACCTTCGTGATGCACCGCAACGGCATCCAGTTGTCGGGCACGACGCGGCACATCATGAACCAGGATCCCCGCCGCATCGTCGCCAGCTTCGGCGTCAGGATCCTGGAAATCCGCTCCCTGCACGATCGCCGCGAGCTGTTCGCGGCGTACTGCGAGGCGTTCCGCCACGCGCAGAACGGCGAGCCGACGTTGATCTACCCGACCGGTTGGGGACACGCGGCCGACGATCGGCCGGCCACGATCGAAGAGTTCGGCCGCCGCTACGGCATCCTCGACGAGGCGCGCGCGCTCGCGCAGCAGCACGACGTGCCGCTCGATCGCGCGATCTGGATCCCCGGATCGCTCATGAGCTTCCGCGACGTGCAGGCGATGCTGCAGTGCCTCTTCTACGTGAACGATCTGCCGGGCGGCGAGGCGCATCACGACGGCGGGATGAAGGGACGCGACGCGCAGGCGGTGCTGTCGAACCGGCTGCTGGCGATGACGCCGGAGGAGACGGCGCGCCTGGAGGAGCTGCGCTCGCAGCCGCCGCGCATGGTGGTGACCACGGCCCGGCCCGCCAAGGGTTCGCCGAACCTGACGCTGACCGACGCCGAGGCCGCGGCGGTCGCGCTGCCGGGACCCGAGAAGCCGGTGTCGCCGCGCGCCGGGTCGGAGGCGGCGTACGTCGCGCTCGGGAAGAAGCACGCGAAGCGGATCTTCGTGGTCTCGGCGGACCTGAATCCGTCGACGCGGCTCGAGAAGCTGGTCAAGTCGCTGCCCGAGGCGCATCACTTCGAGATGAGCATCGAGGAGCAGGCGGCGACGCTCCTCGCCGACGGCCTCGCCTACAGCAGCCGGGAGCCGCAGCTCAACGTGTTCTCGACGTTCGGCGCGTTCCTCGAGGGGATCGCGCGCGAAGGATTCGAGATGTGGCGGTACCAGCGCAACCTCACCGGCACGAACGAGGGGCTGAACGTGCTCATGCACTTCGCGCACGTCGGCGCGTGTACCGGACGCGATCACTTCTCGGGCTGGAGCCTCGACTGGATCAATCTGGCGCTCGGCTACCTGCCGTACCTGCGCCGGTTCTATGCGCCGGCGGATGCGCGCGCCGCGTTCCTCGCCGTCCGCGACGCCGCCGCCGGTTACGGCGGGCACATCGTCGCGGTCCCGCGCGACAACCTGCCGGTGCTCACCCGCGAGGACGGATCGCCGCTGTGGAATGCGGGCGACGCCTGGACGCCAATCACCAGGTGCCGCGAGCGCAGCGGCGCCCGGGCGGCGATTCTCACGCTCGGTGCGCCGAGCTATCTCGCGGCGCAGGCGAGCGACCAGGCGGCGGCGCGCGGCACCGCGATCGACGTCTACGTGGTGAACGGGTTTCCGATCGACGGCGATTTCCTCGAGACGCTGCCGGACCGCTACTCGCGCGTGGCGACGCTGGAAGATGGCCTCATCGGCACGCCGGACGCGGGGGTGCGCGGCTTTGCCGCGTATGCCGCCGGCAAGCTGGGCGGACGCGGCATCACCCTCGACCACTTCGGCATCGTCGATCCGCGCATCGCCCCCTCGGATACCTTCCAGGCGGTGTGGGCGCACTTCGGCATGACCGCGGACGCGATCACGGAGCGGCTCATCGGCTAG
- a CDS encoding protein kinase has protein sequence MSPGIAAGTRLGRYEIVGWIGAGGMGEVYRARDARLGREVALKLIAAASADPSRLRRFEQEARAAAAIAHPSILAVYDVAVDDSVPYIVSELLEGESLRARLRNGALPLRKAIDVARNVAEGLAAAHDKGIVHRDIKPDNIFITADGRVKILDFGIAKLNAPGDELRATGRPTETGVGAIVGTAGYMSPEQIRGESVDARSDIFSLGAVLYEMVAGRAPFSRDTAADTMAAILNAEPPELDQGSVPPGIARAIARCLEKTRESRYQSARDLAFGLEMLSGTSAAAVFGRLGRRRMPRAVIAATLLVIAGFAIGSAGWLLRPPPVADPLANATFSRFTGWPGEEGSAQISQDGKFVVFLADKGGKFDIWQSQIGSGTVTNLTDRGTVAAPAPNHVISPVGFSADGTQIWFHAGLERERQLLLMPFGGGAPRPFLSRGLAPSWSPDGRVAYHLGNNGDPIFVSRAMGADPQQITGDPVGMHSHNPVWSADGQWIYFTHGADPSSGMNVWRVRSDGSSREQITTLGTDANYVAPLDDRTLLFTARAPDLSGPWLWSVDVPTRTVRRAVSGLERYVSVSASSDGRRIVATVTNPKPKLWSIPIRDQAAATEADARPFPIGEENPFAPRFAGSSLYYLTERGGANSLWRVEDAGEASQIWNGMDGGLTEPVSVSRDGRRLAILLRDAAGRRRLVTLGRDGTNPRTISGALDIRGAIGQAAADWSPDGSSIVVGGDDGGGEGLFRIPADGGTPVRLVTGRVQNPVWSPDGKLIVYSTQVVEGRALLKAVTPDGTAAPLPDIRAIPGAYRFTPDSRRLVFLPMLTAFNFAVTDLVTSQTRTLTAMRMLGAVRTFDITADGTSIVFDRTVQNGDIVLIERPRPGPAGRGSR, from the coding sequence ATGAGCCCGGGGATTGCCGCCGGCACGCGCCTCGGCCGCTACGAGATCGTCGGCTGGATCGGCGCCGGCGGCATGGGCGAGGTCTACCGCGCACGCGACGCCCGCCTCGGACGCGAGGTCGCGCTCAAGCTGATCGCCGCCGCGTCCGCGGATCCGTCCCGCCTGCGCCGTTTCGAACAGGAGGCGCGCGCCGCGGCGGCGATCGCCCATCCGAGCATCCTCGCGGTCTACGACGTCGCGGTCGACGACAGCGTGCCCTACATCGTGTCGGAGCTGCTGGAAGGAGAGTCGCTCCGCGCGCGGCTGCGCAACGGGGCGCTGCCGCTGCGCAAGGCCATCGACGTCGCCCGCAACGTCGCGGAGGGGCTCGCCGCGGCGCACGACAAGGGCATCGTCCATCGCGACATCAAGCCGGACAACATCTTCATCACCGCGGACGGGCGGGTGAAGATCCTCGACTTCGGAATTGCCAAGCTCAACGCGCCCGGCGACGAGCTGCGGGCAACCGGACGGCCGACGGAAACCGGGGTCGGCGCGATCGTGGGGACCGCCGGCTACATGTCTCCCGAGCAGATCCGAGGGGAGAGCGTCGACGCGCGATCCGACATCTTCAGTCTCGGCGCCGTGCTCTACGAGATGGTCGCCGGACGGGCGCCGTTCTCCCGCGACACCGCCGCGGACACGATGGCGGCGATCCTCAATGCCGAACCGCCCGAGCTGGACCAGGGAAGCGTGCCGCCCGGCATCGCGCGCGCGATCGCGCGCTGTCTGGAGAAGACTCGCGAATCCCGCTACCAGTCCGCGCGCGACCTGGCATTCGGCCTCGAGATGCTGAGCGGGACGAGCGCGGCCGCCGTCTTCGGGCGGCTGGGGCGCCGGCGCATGCCGCGCGCGGTGATCGCTGCGACGCTCCTGGTGATCGCCGGTTTCGCGATCGGCTCCGCGGGATGGCTGCTCCGTCCGCCGCCCGTCGCCGATCCGCTGGCGAACGCGACCTTCTCGCGGTTCACCGGATGGCCGGGGGAGGAAGGCTCCGCGCAGATCTCGCAGGACGGAAAGTTCGTGGTCTTTCTCGCCGACAAGGGCGGGAAGTTCGATATCTGGCAGAGCCAGATCGGCAGCGGCACGGTGACCAATCTCACCGACCGGGGAACCGTCGCGGCGCCGGCGCCCAATCACGTGATCTCTCCGGTCGGATTCTCGGCGGACGGCACGCAGATCTGGTTCCATGCCGGTCTGGAGCGCGAGCGGCAGCTGCTGTTGATGCCGTTTGGTGGGGGGGCGCCCCGCCCATTTCTCAGCAGGGGTCTCGCGCCCTCGTGGTCTCCCGATGGGAGAGTGGCGTATCACCTCGGGAACAACGGCGATCCGATATTCGTCTCGCGGGCGATGGGGGCCGATCCGCAGCAGATCACCGGCGATCCGGTCGGCATGCATTCCCACAACCCGGTCTGGTCTGCCGACGGCCAGTGGATCTACTTCACGCACGGCGCCGACCCGTCGTCCGGCATGAACGTCTGGCGCGTGCGCTCCGATGGCAGCTCGCGCGAACAGATCACCACGCTCGGCACCGACGCCAATTACGTCGCTCCGCTCGACGATCGCACGCTGCTGTTCACGGCCCGCGCTCCCGATCTCTCGGGTCCGTGGCTCTGGTCGGTGGACGTGCCGACCCGCACGGTCCGGCGCGCGGTGTCCGGGCTCGAGCGCTACGTGAGCGTCTCGGCCAGCAGCGACGGCCGCCGCATCGTCGCAACCGTCACGAACCCGAAGCCGAAGCTGTGGTCCATCCCGATCCGCGATCAAGCGGCTGCGACGGAGGCGGATGCCCGGCCGTTCCCGATTGGCGAGGAGAATCCGTTCGCCCCGCGCTTCGCCGGATCGTCGCTCTATTACCTGACGGAGCGCGGCGGGGCCAACAGCTTGTGGCGCGTCGAGGACGCGGGGGAGGCGTCGCAGATCTGGAACGGCATGGACGGCGGCCTCACCGAGCCGGTGTCGGTCTCGCGCGACGGACGCCGTCTGGCGATACTCCTGCGGGATGCCGCCGGCCGCCGGCGGCTGGTGACGCTCGGGCGCGACGGCACCAATCCCCGGACGATCAGCGGCGCACTCGACATCCGCGGCGCGATTGGCCAGGCGGCGGCCGACTGGTCCCCGGACGGCAGTTCCATCGTGGTCGGCGGTGACGACGGCGGTGGAGAAGGACTGTTCAGGATTCCGGCGGATGGAGGAACGCCGGTCCGGCTCGTGACCGGCCGCGTGCAGAACCCCGTGTGGTCGCCGGACGGCAAGTTGATCGTGTATTCGACCCAGGTCGTCGAGGGGCGCGCGCTGCTGAAAGCCGTGACGCCCGATGGAACCGCGGCGCCGCTCCCGGATATCCGCGCGATCCCTGGAGCCTACCGGTTCACCCCCGACAGCCGCCGGCTCGTGTTTCTTCCGATGCTGACGGCGTTCAACTTCGCGGTGACGGACCTGGTCACGAGCCAGACCAGGACGCTCACCGCGATGAGAATGCTGGGCGCCGTCAGGACGTTCGACATCACCGCAGACGGCACGTCGATCGTGTTCGATCGTACGGTTCAGAACGGCGACATCGTGCTGATCGAGCGGCCGCGGCCCGGACCTGCGGGCC